One part of the Flavobacterium johnsoniae UW101 genome encodes these proteins:
- a CDS encoding PPK2 family polyphosphate kinase encodes MKSIDPKDFKVTDKIKLSKLPTLLKVDADADEKEEKLDKVQAKLSDLQDVMYAHNKYAVLICLQGMDTSGKDSLIREVFKEFNPRGVVVHSFKTPNSSELEHDYLWRHYIALPEKGKFAIFNRTHYENVLVTRVHPEYILAENLPGINSVDDIKPKFWKNRIEQINNFEKHIAENGTIVMKFFLNLSKEEQRQRLLRRLEEGKHNWKFSPGDLKERGHWDEYQKYYEEAINETSKEHAPWYIIPADDKDMARYIVAKIIWEEMKQYTDIKEPELDDKIKANFALYKEQLAKK; translated from the coding sequence ATGAAATCAATAGATCCGAAAGATTTTAAAGTTACTGACAAAATCAAATTAAGTAAACTTCCTACTTTATTAAAAGTCGATGCTGATGCTGATGAAAAAGAAGAAAAATTAGACAAAGTCCAGGCGAAATTGAGTGATTTGCAGGATGTAATGTATGCACACAATAAATATGCTGTTTTAATTTGTCTGCAGGGAATGGATACTTCCGGGAAAGACAGTTTAATCAGGGAAGTTTTTAAAGAATTTAATCCGCGCGGAGTTGTGGTGCATAGTTTTAAAACGCCAAATTCTTCAGAACTGGAACACGACTATTTATGGCGTCATTATATTGCCCTGCCGGAAAAAGGAAAGTTTGCCATTTTTAACCGTACGCATTATGAGAATGTATTGGTAACACGTGTGCATCCGGAATATATTTTGGCAGAGAATTTACCCGGAATTAATTCTGTTGACGATATTAAACCTAAATTCTGGAAAAATAGAATTGAACAAATCAATAACTTCGAAAAGCATATTGCCGAAAACGGAACTATTGTCATGAAGTTTTTTCTGAACTTAAGTAAAGAAGAACAGCGTCAGCGTTTATTACGCCGTTTAGAAGAAGGAAAACACAATTGGAAATTCTCTCCGGGCGATCTTAAAGAGCGTGGACATTGGGATGAATATCAAAAGTATTACGAAGAAGCTATAAATGAAACTTCTAAAGAACATGCCCCATGGTACATTATTCCGGCCGATGATAAAGATATGGCGCGTTATATTGTAGCCAAAATTATTTGGGAAGAAATGAAGCAGTACACAGATATTAAAGAACCGGAACTGGACGATAAGATAAAAGCCAATTTTGCGCTTTATAAAGAACAGCTTGCAAAAAAATAG